In one Dama dama isolate Ldn47 chromosome 5, ASM3311817v1, whole genome shotgun sequence genomic region, the following are encoded:
- the YDJC gene encoding carbohydrate deacetylase: MARPRVRLVVTADDFGYCPRRDEGIVEAFLAGAVTSVSLLVNGSAAGSAAELARRHRIPTGLHANLSEGRPLGPARHGASSLIGSEGFFLGKMGFRRAVAAGEVILSQVREELEAQLSRFRELLGRDPTHVDGHQHVHVLPGVCWVFAEALQACGVRFTRLPLERGVDGCAWLEAPARDFAGALEQDASAAIGPFVHHGLRWTDVFVGLSTCGRHLSAHRVMEALTRALDGTPAGQAVTAELMVHPGYPSVPPVGGCGEGPDAFSCSSDRLHELRVLTAPVLRAQLARDGVQLCTLEELDCKRPGEGSANKATRETFLEPSPP; encoded by the exons ATGGCCCGGCCCCGCGTGCGGCTGGTGGTCACGGCAGACGACTTTGGCTATTGCCCGCGGCGCGACGAGGGCATCGTGGAAGCCTTCCTGGCCGGGGCTGTGACCAGCGTGTCCCTGCTGGTCAACGGCTCGGCCGCCGGGAGCGCGGCTGAACTGGCCCGCAG GCACCGGATCCCCACGGGCCTCCACGCCAACCTGTCCGAGGGCCGCCCCTTGGGCCCGGCCCGCCATGGCGCCTCTTCGCTGATCGGCTCCGAGGGCTTCTTCCTCGGCAAGATGGGATTCCGGCGGGCGGTGGCAGCCGGAGAAGTGATCTTGTCCCAG GTGCGGGAAGAGCTGGAGGCCCAGCTGAGCCGCTTCCGGGAATTACTGGGCAGGGACCCTACTCACGTCGACGGCCACCAGCACGTGCACGTGCTCCCAG GCGTGTGCTGGGTGTTCGCTGAGGCCCTGCAGGCCTGTGGAGTGCGCTTCACTAGGCTGCCGCTGGAGCGCGGGGTGGACGGCTGCGCCTGGCTGGAGGCCCCAGCGCGGGACTTTGCCGGCGCCCTGGAGCAAGACGCCAGCGCCGCCATCGGTCCCTTCGTTCACCATGGCCTTCG GTGGACCGACGTCTTCGTGGGCCTCAGCACGTGCGGCCGGCACCTGTCCGCTCACCGTGTGATGGAGGCGCTGACTCGGGCCCTGGACGGCACGCCCGCTGGCCAGGCGGTGACGGCCGAGCTGATGGTGCACCCTGGCTACCCGAGTGTGCCTCCGGTTGGGGGCTGCGGGGAGGGCCCTGATGCCTTCTCCTGCTCTTCGGATCGCCTGCACGAGCTGCGTGTTCTCACGGCACCCGTGCTGCGGGCTCAGCTTGCCCGGGATGGCGTGCAGCTCTGCACCCTAGAAGAGCTAGACTGCAAGAGGCCCGGAGAGGGGTCCGCCAACAAAGCCACTCGGGAAACCTTTCTGGAGCCCTCGCCACCGTGA
- the CCDC116 gene encoding coiled-coil domain-containing protein 116 → MARCRHHSGYLADDEAGHPTYVARVQPPKKSLFSEMGHASKPGHRPHPPSSHDPSGSSGRRRNPKGPRPFTSFLDFLVEGQVLESLQTVVEEATERMATVKTEAGVPLVEVQDPAEEPRGGRRARARPSLSTLRRHRARPGLCVGRPNNYPSRSSSMSDSRSSCTAADWPGCHSGDSDLGARGLGRLPPVTDQLLLEKSLRRLVQLESRGRGLGQASSHGDSQLWDSLDSQSSSHWTVEQPLSWFSGPLGSSWDTHESSEPGPTERELGLLRRQLNKEMRSLLSQPASFELPGYSALREPHRTLDFLAEHHLFPALQNVVNRAVEKLSGARRRDGGPLFPSEWDTARESGSKMATPTDGEELYESPPSTASSPRTEQTKSKYQGRGKAQEGGTPVPSPQVATRFRLESPDYKFSKKLLPSILSKSSTVSQLSDPWHEELVDYLKDQAVSLLIHKHSFEKNLTDQLGFISFPVTEALMDLFLGFKKVEGSRIRLSSTVDWHCLLRRLEGKSSRPSSRLAFRAPSRLTSQHSTPRKGSGNPATPSEASVRGRRIRDKPTGCSRLDRRPQGSRPHRPQERSRPLKAKRFLSPTNAGVASHPSEQRVDMEDQQSTEEEDEEEEEEQEEEEEQEEEEEEEEDFFGDEGQPQSSQEPPGEATISSPMTGSRAGPSDPP, encoded by the exons ATGGCCCGCTGCCGCCACCATTCGGGCTACCTGGCGGACGATGAGGCCGGCCACCCTACCTACGTGGCCCGG GTGCAGCCACCTAAGAAGTCACTGTTCTCCGAAATGGGCCACGCCTCCAAGCCGGGCCACAGGCCACACCCGCCTTCCTCGCATGACCCCTCAGGTAGTTCAGGCCGCCGCAGAAACCCTAAGGGCCCTCGACCCTTTACGAGCTTCCTGGATTTCCTTGTCGAGGGTCAGGTGCTGGAAAGCCTGCAGACGGTGGTGGAGGAGGCAACGGAGCGCATGGCCACCGTGAAGACCGAGGCGGGGGTGCCGCTGGTGGAAGTGCAGGACCCCGCGGAGGAGCCGAGGGGCGGGCGCCGGGCGCGGGCCCGGCCCAGCCTCAGCACCCTGCGCCGGCACCGCGCCCGGCCCGGTCTCTGTGTGGGGCGCCCCAACAATTACCCCTCCCGCTCCAGCTCCATGTCCGACTCCCGCAGCAGCTGCACGGCCGCCGACTGGCCGGGCTGCCACAGCGGGGACAGCGACCTGGGCGCCCGGGGCCTGGGCCGACTGCCGCCCGTGACGGACCaactgctgctggagaagagccTCAGACGGCTGGTGCAGCTGGAGAGCCGAGGG AGAGGCCTGGGGCAGGCCTCCTCCCACGGGGACTCGCAGCTGTGGGACTCACTGGAcagccagagcagcagccacTGGACCGTGGAGCAGCCCCTGTCGTGGTTCTCAGGCCCGCTGGGCTCGAGCTGGGACACGCACGAGTCGTCAGAGCCGGGGCCCACGGAGCGCGAGCTGGGCCTCCTCAGGCGGCAGCTGAACAAGGAGATGAGATCCCTGCTGAGCCAGCCGGCGTCGTTTGAGCTGCCCGGCTACTCTGCGCTCCGCGAGCCCCATCGGACCCTGGACTTCCTGGCCGAGCACCACCTCTTCCCCGCCCTGCAGAACGTGGTCAACCGGGCCGTGGAGAAGCTCAGCGGCGCTCGCCGCCGTGACGGCGGCCCGCTCTTCCCGTCGGAATGGGACACGGCCCGGGAGTCCGGCTCCAAGATGGCCACGCCCACGGACGGGGAGGAGCTCTACGAGTCGCCGCCCAGCACGGCCTCCAGCCCCCGGACCGAGCAAACGAAGAGCAAGTACCAGGGTCGCGGCAAGGCCCAGGAAGGGGGCACTCCCGTGCCTAGCCCTCAAGTGGCCACCAGGTTCCGGCTTGAA AGCCCCGACTACAAGTTCAGCAAGAAGTTGCTGCCCTCCATCCTGTCCAAGTCCAGCACCGTGTCCCAGCTCTCCGACCCCTGGCATGAGGAACTCGTCGACTACCTGAAGGATCAGGCTGTGTCCCTGCTCATCCACAAGCACAGCTTTGAGAAGAACCTCACTGACCAGCTGGGCTTCATCTCCTTCCCAGTCACCGAGGCGCTCATGGACCTCTTCCTGGGCTTCAAGAAGGTGGAGGGCTCACGCATCCGCCTGTCCTCCACGGTCGACTGGCACTGCCTGCTGCGCAGGCTGGAGGGCAAGTCCAGCCGGCCCTCATCCCGGCTGGCGTTCCGGGCCCCCTCCCGACTGACCTCCCAGCACAGCACCCCCCGGAAAGGCTCGGGGAACCCCGCCACGCCTTCCGAGGCCTCCGTCAGGGGCCGCAGGATCCGGGACAAGCCCACAGGGTGCTCCCGCCTTGACAGGAGGCCCCAGGGCTCCCGGCCACATCGCCCGCAGGAGCGCTCCAGGCCCCTGAAGGCCAAGCGGTTCCTGTCCCCCACCAACGCCGGCGTGGCCTCCCATCCATCCGAGCAGAGAGTGGATATGGAGGACCAGCAGAGCACTGAGGAGGaagacgaggaggaggaggaggagcaggaggaggaggaggagcaggaggaggaggaggaggaggaggaagacttCTTTGGAGATGAGGGCCAGCCCCAGAGCTCCCAGGAGCCTCCAGGGGAGGCTACAATCAGCTCCCCCATGACAGGCTCCAGGGCAGGCCCCAGTGACCCCCCGTGA